tgagattgcAGTGCTGCTCTCAAGTGTTATCGCGAGGCATCGAGCTCGTGTACGTTAGGAAGACAGCTGTTATGATACACACACCGCACACTTGAGCACACAACCAGGAAATGGTCACAAGAAAATATCAGTCATGTGCTTTCTTGCattcaccttgttttttttggttattATTACACTGTTTtcctatatatacatatatatatatatatatatttttttttttttttacaagataaCATACAGAAAAACACCAAGCACTAACACCCAGATGCTCAAAAGCTCTTACACCACCTTGAATCCTAATATTAACAACCGCCATAACCATAATATATTCATCGTTAGTTGTTTAGTGGGGATTTATCCTAAAACCTCTCATTGTCGTCGCCTTTGTGGCGTTCTGTCAGTcggtctgactgaggctcaacCTATTGTTAAGACAAGGTCAATCTGATTGTTCACGAGgtcagactcatagaaaattcAAGCATTGCTGATATTCAGGCTCAAGCGGGAGGCATTTAATGTCCGATTCTGACAAAGAAAATTATTCTTCTCAAACTGGATTTTCTGAATTTTATTAGTCCTGAATTGAACATTTTCACTACAAGTGTGATGCTAGAGAGAAATTACgcctttatatttttttatttaagaaatGGATGTTTTGGGGAATGTCTGGCTGCATGCATTATACACACaaatcattaattttatttctttccAACCAAGGTGAACAATGTCGTTCTTGGCCATTGACATCAGTCAACCCTCCCCCCAATTTCCAATGCCCCCCCCcaacatacacatacactcataaatatacatgcacacagacacacacacacacacacacacacacacatatatatatacacagccTCCGTCCCGCCTGGTGCCTCTGTCGCGTCACATCGACCAGGGGGCTGGAACCATGCACCTTGACCCTTAACCCCTGACCTGTGACCTCTGTTGTCTGCCTGTGTATGGgctttgtgcgtgtgtgtgtgtgtgtgtaggggacGTGAAGCAGCTGCTGGTCTGGATCCAACGGAACCTGCTGAAGGAACGGCCCGAGCTCTTTGTCCAGGGCgactctgtgtgagtgtgtgcgtgcactTGACACACACTTGATCTGTGTACAACAATATAACCTTAAAGGATTTGTCATACATCATGCTGCCACTGGAACAAAAACCACAACTGCCGAATATGGCTGTAATATCTGATCAAAATAGCTCCATAAGAACAGAATTCAAcatattaaaaatgtgaaaatgaaactgaaattgAGGAGCTTTctgaagcatttttttttcccgcaGTTCAGAAATGCTGGGGATGAAAAAAACAGTCTAGCCTTCAGGTTATGGGTTTCAGTAAGATGATTAcctgtgtgcaagtgtgtgtgagcttgtgtgtgtgtatgcacacgtgtgtgtatgtgtgtgtgggtctggGACTCACAGCAGCCTTATAGGACTGGCTGACTTTTACAGCTGCCTTTGTGCAGGACTATTTATAGCACCACCTCACCAatgaatggaggaaaaaaagctgCCCTACCTATAAACCTTATAGattagatgtgtgtgtttgtgtgtactttATGTTGGCAGCACACACTGTTTTTGAGCAAACCATCATCAAGGTGTTTCTTCATTAtcttttcaaaaagatctacgggcactgtgtgtgtgattagttTACAGTCTTTACCATTTTTTTGTGCTTTCTCAAAGCAGCCCtggttgtgtgtgagtgtgtgtgcgtgtgtgtgtgtgttcatgcggATTGTACGGACACACGTATGCACTCACAGGTTCCTCTCACATCGCCCTTTCTCACTGACGTCATAGCGTGTCCACAAGGTGGAGAGAAGCTTATTCAGGCTGCTTCAGGCGTTATCTCACCATCCACTTTCCCCCCAAACTGTTTCCTCTGTGGCTTtcagaaataaaacacaccGACATATGTTGAGACGGCTGCACCCATAGGTGCCTGTTGTCACCCTCCCCCCATTATCCCCATTATCCTCCTTTGAAGggtggggattttttttttaggcttcatctgtatgtgtgtgttatttttggGCCGCCATTAATTTCTGGTGACAGTTTGTTTCCCTGCACGATCTCTGTTACCTCAGCCGCTtatgtctctttttttatttaaaaaacaaaaaaaaaacatccctcTCAGTCCTTGTTAGCCAGAATAATGCAGAACTTTGTGCTTGGGAATGCAAGTGCTCCATGCATGTTTGCAGACAGTGCAGTGTAAATGTacacagcattagcagcagTGAGAATAACCCCATAGTGCTTGTTTATGATCTTATATGGGCCATAACATGGACATAGCACACTCATGCAATCACTTATGCTGATAGATTTATTATCATAAATACACCAGTGTGTATTCTCAGACATAATATTGGTTGTCTATTAATTTCATACTGTGAAGTGTCGGAAATTAAAACACCATGCAGacttgatttcattttttttctgtaggctACATTTTGCTgtcaattattaaaataattttaaaaaatcagaatTTTTTGGCTGGAATGAATTcagcaaaaaacacattttacttatttttttctattaattaATTATCATTTACTATTAtctattaatttcattttaacagcaaaaaaaagacTTCTGTATCCCAATGCTTGGCCCCAAAAAGTCAAAGAATATAGTAAGTAAGAATTtaataagaaatgttttttatataaattatttaatttgacAAGCTTACATTTagagacaaaatgaaatgtCATGCCCAAGAAAACGAGGAAGTGATTTCTCATTAAACATAATTTTAATCTTTTGTAGTGCTTCTTCCACTAATTTAGTtatatatgaaataaaacaacttcTAAGTTTGTATTTTCATATGATTTTTGTCTTTCGTTTTTGATGCAGGCTACAGATTGCTTTTTCCCTTAGTGCGTTTGTGTCTTTGGAGGCATTCTGTCCGACCTGTCTGTATCCTTTACACACATGTGTACGTGTGTTTGCGTCTGATACCTTTGGGAAATGCGTCTGACTCAAAACGGTGTGTTTTCCCACAGGAGACCTGGGATCCTGGTGCTTATCAATGATGCAGACTGGGAGCTAATGGTGAGCACTGGGAGCCATGTTCACTGTCATATGGTGCACAGAGtgtgtatggtgtgtgtgtgtgtgtgtgtttccagcagcttgtaaaacctgcattttttttttcttttaacctaTGTTTGTTTTCAGGGTGTGTTAAATGATTGGTGATCATACACACAGCTGTGTTCATATCTTCATGCATAGATCCCTGTAACTATACACACTCGTGTGGACATTTAAttcaggactgtgtgtgtgagtgtgaaggTGAGCCTGTATGTTCACTGATACTGAGATCGCTCATTTTCTCTGAGTCAGTTAATGTTTCATGTAATGTGAAAGCAGCTGCAAGACGAGTTTGTCCTTGGGGTCTCATATCTGAACACATatttacacgcacacacagtgtGAACGCTTCAATTTGAATCCATTGATTCAATTACAGGACGCAACACAGGatgtaaatgaaatgaaaagtttGTCATTGATTGGACCCCGGTGAACACAGGAGTGGTGCACATATTTGTATCAGTAAAGACAGATATTTGACTTGCAGTGATGTTTGAATATtaaatattgtgtgtgttttctgaacCTCAGGGGGAGCTGGACTATCAACTACAAGACCAAGACAACGTTGTGTTTATTTCCACTCTTCATGGAGGATAGAAAACGAGTGAGGAATACAACCCTATCTTTGACTTCTCTGTGACAGCCTTTTTCTCCACATCCTCTGCACTCTTCACTCCTTTCCTCCCTTCACATCTCAACAACACACCACCCCATTGGACACTGCGGATGTGTCAGCCTGCACCGTGAGGTCTGACCGTGATTAATGTCGGTCCGCAGGAATGAGTGGAAATTCAGAGATGGTTACCAAGAAAAATGTGGAAACTGTGAGACGGGAATTCTGTGGACGTTTGCgtaacattttttgaaaatcaGACTGTACAGGTGTAATCATATGAAGCTCAGGTTACACCGGCCAACTCACAGGTGCAAGTGTACATCACATCACATGTGTAAA
The sequence above is drawn from the Epinephelus fuscoguttatus linkage group LG18, E.fuscoguttatus.final_Chr_v1 genome and encodes:
- the urm1 gene encoding ubiquitin-related modifier 1; this encodes MAAPIAIHLEFGGGAELLFNGVKEHHVTLPSQSEPWDVKQLLVWIQRNLLKERPELFVQGDSVRPGILVLINDADWELMGELDYQLQDQDNVVFISTLHGG